From the genome of Chaetodon trifascialis isolate fChaTrf1 chromosome 4, fChaTrf1.hap1, whole genome shotgun sequence:
ACAACTAAACTCAATTCAACGGTTGTCTTGAACTGTCTAGATAAAGAAACAAATCCCTGATTGGTGAGGTGCCGGAGCCGGTCAGGATGGCAGCCAATGGCAGCGCAGGAAGgtggggggagagaggaaaggcGTCGAGTGTTTATTATAAAGGAGAAAATATTAATTCCCCCTCGCCGTGGGCCGTGACGTCAGTATAGGAAGTCATTGTAGAGCAACACTGGAGCGATTAGCAGCAAAAAGGGGGAGCCTGATGTCGAGGAGTCAGCCCTATGTATATCTCTCTATACGCCTCAACTTTTAACACAAAGTTCAATATCCAAACACAAAAAGCGACGTGGACTACGCAGACCCACACTTTGCTTTTCCGCATTTCCACTGAATGTAACACTTGGACCAGCTGAGCCGATCTGAACGtggattttctttctctcctggGTTTATTCGTCAACTCTTGtcttttttacaaaaaaaaaaaattctccaaCTCGCACTTCATTTtgctgactttttctttgcACCGGAGGAGAAGCATCTCACTGTTGTTATGAAGGCTTCATCACTCCTTTCCTAACATGGAAGCATCCAGCGGGTCGAGTTTTGGGATAGACACTATTTTATCCAGCGCTTCTAACTCTGGTAACCCCGTGCTCATGAACGGAGATTTTCGGCTCGGCGACAGCAGGACAGCGGATTTCAGGAGCCAGGCAACCCCGTCACCATGCTCGGAGATAGACACTGTGGGAACGGCCCCCTCATCCCCCATCTCGGTCACCATGGAGCACGCCGCCGATCCGCATCTGGTCCAGGACAGCCTTCagcatcaccaccatcaccacaacCAGCCGCAGAGTTTGCCGCTGTCGCCTCAGCAGCAGCCGCTCGCCGGGGCCGGCTGCGCCCCGAGGACTGCCACCTCCTCGTTTTTAATCAAAGACATTTTGGGCGACAGTAAACCGCTGGCAGCCTGCGCACCTTACAGCACCAGCGTATCCTCCCCCCATCACACGCCAAAACCAGAAAGTGCCACGGCTCCGGACGGCTTCAGGCCCAAGTTGGAACAAGACGAGAACAGAAGCAAGTTGGACAAAAGAGACGACATtcagagtgaaatgaaatgcaacGGTAAGAGCTCCGAAAATAACACTTCCCCCAGAAAGGCGCAGTGGAGGAGAGCTGTAGGAGTGAAAATGCAGCTGaattattgaattattattgGCTGTAAAAGAATAgccagcaaaaacaaatatagaGCAGGGACTGAGCAAAAAGGGATGCAATTAACAGGCTAATAATAagaatgctaataataataatgataataataatagtattattaataataatgtttcactgtgtgatTCTTTGTTAGTTTGAGCCTCCTTTATTAGTGCAGGAGATGTGAAAACAGATGTAAGCCTGGTGATTTTCCCCGCGCGCGGGGCCTCCCTAGTGGGTCAATTAGAGAGATTATTGTTCTTCCTGGAGGGGGGGATCATGGAGCAGTGAAAAACAGCTACAAATAGAGATGGATTGACATATTGATTTCTCGTTttctgaaggaaaaaagaacaaaaaaaaaaaaaaacttcaggtGACAAATAGAAATTTCTTTCCTGCTCCTGCTTTGCACGTGTCAGAAGAGTTGGTCAAAGTTTGACTGCAGGCATTGCGGCTGAGGATCCGTGTGCTTGTTCTTGTCTTTATGGGCTGTGTGGCTTAAAGGAAGCCGTTATCAAAATTTTGGACAGTaagtgaaaacatttccaaGCATATCTAATCGTTCATGTTCAGCCACTAATCCGATTCCTCCTCCCTGATCTGTGTTCAGGGACTAAAGAAGAGGGGGACCGGGAGATCTCCAGTAGCAGAGACAGTCCACCGATGCGCACGAAAAAGCCTCGCAAAGCACGGACAGCCTTTACCGACCACCAGCTCAACCAGCTGGAGAGGAGCTTCGAGCGACAAAAATACCTCAGCGTGCAGGACCGCATGGACCTGGCCGCGGCTCTCaacctgacagacacacaagtcAAGACCTGGTACCAAAACAGACGGTAGGAAAGCGCTTCACGCTCAGACACGCAGACCGCGGCGCGTCCGCAGAGCCCGCAAAACACTCGTTTTTAGAAATGCtgttaacacaaaaacaatcagAATAAACCTCTGACATCTTCTGTCTGCGCATCGCGTTCAGGGGTGCTTTTTAGAAAAGCTGCTGACTTATTTTATTCAGTGGCGTCCTCCCCACATGCTTGCAGGCCTGTGTTTGTGCGCTCAGTGCGAGGCCACACAGACCTGCACAGCTCTCACTGCAGCCCGCCTCTCGGTCTCTGCagcctttttattttcaaaaaccAGAAACCATCTCTGTTTCTACactgagtacatttacacacGTGAGGCTGACATTAtgacacatttaaaataaaagctctgtCTCGTCTTGGATgaattttgcagaaaaaaaacttacagattttctgaaaatgtccttttctgTTAAtattttgtgctgcttgtttacATCTTAATTAGACTCATTGcttgaatatatatatttaattttggAAGTGTCACATTATATTTCACGACTGCAGAAAATGTCcttgagttaaaaaaaaataaaaataaaaatcaatttcCACCCGCAGAGCTTCTTTTAAAATCCtgcactttttacattttacctgcgactcttcaaaataaaagctggtgtgaacactttattttacagcCTGTTTTTATTATCTGAGCAGGTGTGAGAAAAGCAGACTTTGATAAGTTTGCATCAAAAATCATCAAACTGTCttgatctttcttttttttcctaattaAACCTTAACCATAAATTGGTGCCTGCAATAATTAGGCCTCTGCATACCAATTAAGGAGGCGTTTGGGGAATTAGCAGAGCGCGAGCTGATTAAATAATTCATCTCCTGTATTTTGATCTGATTTCCAGGACGAAGTGGAAGAGGCAAACGGCGGTCGGATTAGAGCTCCTGGCTGAAGCAGGAAACTACTCGGCCTTACAGAGAATGTTCCCGTCGCCCTATTTCTACCACCCGAGCCTGCTGGGCACCGTGGACAGCACGACGGCAGCCGCGGCGGCCGCGGCCATGTACAGCAGTATGTACCGGACTCCTTCCACGCCGCATCCCAGCCTCCAGAGACCTCTGGTCCCGAGGGTGCTCATTCATGGCCTTGGGCCGGGGGGGCAACCGGCACTAAACCCCCTGTCTAACCCCATGCCCGGCACACCGCATCCGCGATAAAACACGAAATAAGACGAGAAAAGACGATGACCAGAAACCTGGTTGAACACGTGATGTGAGTAACTGCATCGGAAGCACACTGCAGGACTTTTTCTCCCCCCAGAAAGacacatttaaagacattttacagAAGCAAAGGAGGTATTTAATATAGGCCCAGATAGCCTAAACCCAGTCCTAAAGACTTCCTGTCCGGGCCGGGACAGAGCGCGAGGACTGCTCATGtctgattgtttgtttgtttgtcttttgtacAAATACACTTACATTAGCAAATAAACTTATAAAGTTTATTAGATGGAGAAGAACGGAATGAATAAAGAAGTAATGATACTAATTGAATTGTAGAGGCTTCTATTGAAACTTGGcttcaaatttcattttttttatttttattttattttattttacaaactTTCATAGAagaagatgcaaaaaaaaaaacaaaaaaacgtagAAGCTATCAATCAATACATATGATCGATTATGAACCGGGGATATTTCTCTAGTGACACAGCACTTAAatctattttttaaaattatgaaaatattttacagCTATTCTGAGGCTTTTACTTTATTTAGATAAATTGAATACAGTAATTTCGTGAGTGACATTTTAGCATAATTGCAGTCTAACTCAAATaatctcactttttttttttaggatgacaaTTTTTATCACGTAAATGGATCAACGTGACTAATATGTTATTGGAGCATATGGTCTTAAGTGGACGGTAtttaatttagtttttaaaCCAGTGCTCACTGACTGGAGGTCAGTTTCCACGCCTTCATATTTCTGGTCAGCAGCATATATACATATGGATGCGCAGCAGCTGATTGGCGGTGGGATGAATGGCTCTGATGAGTCGGGCGTACTGGGAATGTGGCCTTGGCTTAGCAGCTGTTCCCTGGGAGCACAGCAGACAATAAGCCTGAATTTCTCAGCGTGAGCGATCAGGCGCAGGATCCGGACAAGAAGcctgcaagaaaacaaaagtgctgATAATCTGCTCACTCTCAATAACCAACAGCCGTCAGTGAACTTGTTTCAGGAAGTTTGGAGGGGAAATAATCTCCAGTGACCTTAATTCACATTGCgctgtttttcagtgtcacaCTCATTTTTGCCTCAGCCTTGCATCACGTACGTTCTTGCGTCACGCCGCTTTGGCACCTTTCTCAAATTGTATTTTTCGTGTTTTCTGCGGTGATGGCGCGCGGTGACTAAATGATGCACATCTCTGTGAGCGTTTCTCTCAGCGTGTCTGCACTGCGGCACGATGCTGCATCAGGAGCAGAGCTGAACAAACACAGCTCGGGTCTGAAATTAAACGTTATCAAAATACTTTGACTTTATTTAGCCTCCTGTAAGCGCGCACCCCGGAGAATATGCGCGGAGGCGCTGCGTGTGAATTAGCGCCTCGGGGCCCGTTTGTTTGGGTTTCTTGTCTTTGAACCATTGCTTATTACAGTGAGCCAAATTGACCTTTGCTGGTCTATAAAAAATGAAGAATGCATACAAACCTCCAGTAGCcatacacattttattttcagctatAACATTTTTAAGAGTTCATGTGCGCTTTTTTTTGGTTGCGTTATTTTCATTCCGGTCATTTTAGAGAGA
Proteins encoded in this window:
- the barhl2 gene encoding barH-like 2 homeobox protein — encoded protein: MEASSGSSFGIDTILSSASNSGNPVLMNGDFRLGDSRTADFRSQATPSPCSEIDTVGTAPSSPISVTMEHAADPHLVQDSLQHHHHHHNQPQSLPLSPQQQPLAGAGCAPRTATSSFLIKDILGDSKPLAACAPYSTSVSSPHHTPKPESATAPDGFRPKLEQDENRSKLDKRDDIQSEMKCNGTKEEGDREISSSRDSPPMRTKKPRKARTAFTDHQLNQLERSFERQKYLSVQDRMDLAAALNLTDTQVKTWYQNRRTKWKRQTAVGLELLAEAGNYSALQRMFPSPYFYHPSLLGTVDSTTAAAAAAAMYSSMYRTPSTPHPSLQRPLVPRVLIHGLGPGGQPALNPLSNPMPGTPHPR